The window CGAATATCTGATCAGGTTTGTTTGGCGTAGTGATATCCAGCGACATGCCCAGCGACATGTCCAATGATATCGGCCGCGATAGCCGTAAAGCTGCATCTGGCAATAGCTAAAAAAGCGGCATGACGCGCCGGATAGGAGTAAAAATCATCTAAATTGTTCTACAAAATACAACGGACTTCTTTTTGCAACACAGATAGAATGTTCGACACTGTAGGCGAGCCATCAGAACCTTGATTGTCTTGCTCTGCTATTGGCCTTTCCGTTATTTTTTTGGTTCTTTTATTGATCTTGCTCTCAGAGGATTACATGCAAAAGCGTCGCCCTGTTTTGTCACTCGCTATGTCCCGCGTTTTACCTCGTATTTTGTCCCCGCTGGCTGCCAGCTTGTTAATGGTCAATTGCATTGCGGTTGCTAATCTTGCGCATGCTGCGGATGCTGCTACCTCGGTTGCTACTCCAGTGACCCAGTCTACAAATAAACCAGCGCCTGTGCTTGCAATCAAGGCAGGTAAATTGATTGATGTAGAGGCCGGTAAGGTATTGCTGGATCAAATTATTTTGGTACAAAACCAGCATATTCTCTCCGTCGGTTCTAGCAAAACCATGGCGATCCCGGCAGGTGCGCAAATTCTCGATTTGTCCAAATCCACGGTATTGCCCGGCTTGATTGACTCTCACACGCATCTGACTGGGAATGCACATCAGCATGGCTATTCCAGTATTGGTACTTCTAATATCCGTGCTGCTTTGTATGGTGTTCGCGCTGCCCGCGACACTTTGCAGGCCGGTTTTACGACAGTGCGTAATGTCGGTGCAGATGGTTTTGGCGATGTCGCCTTGCGGGACGCGATCAATGACGGCGATGTACCTGGCCCGCGCATGCTGGTTTCTGGCTATGCGCTGGGGATTACCGGCGGTCATTGCGATAATAATTTATTGCCGGCTGAATATAACGATATCGGTAAAGGTGTGGCCGACGGACCTTGGGCGGCCCGCGCTAAGGTGCGCGAGATGGCGAAGTATGGCGCCGACTTGATTAAAATTTGTGCGACCGGCGGTGTGTTATCCAAAGGCGATGCTGCTGGTGCGCAGCAATATACGCT of the Undibacterium sp. 5I1 genome contains:
- a CDS encoding metal-dependent hydrolase family protein — its product is MQKRRPVLSLAMSRVLPRILSPLAASLLMVNCIAVANLAHAADAATSVATPVTQSTNKPAPVLAIKAGKLIDVEAGKVLLDQIILVQNQHILSVGSSKTMAIPAGAQILDLSKSTVLPGLIDSHTHLTGNAHQHGYSSIGTSNIRAALYGVRAARDTLQAGFTTVRNVGADGFGDVALRDAINDGDVPGPRMLVSGYALGITGGHCDNNLLPAEYNDIGKGVADGPWAARAKVREMAKYGADLIKICATGGVLSKGDAAGAQQYTLEEMQAIVSEAHKLGRKVAAHAHGTSGINDAIRAGVDSVEHASLIDAEGMRMAKEKGTYLVMDIYDDDYILSEGEKAGFLPESLAKEKEIGQLQRDNFRKAFEFGDKMAFGTDAGVYPHGDNAKQFFYMVKYGMTPMQAIQAATISAADLLGWKNKVGSIKAGKFADIIAVTGDPMNDVTVLTKVDFVMKDGEVVKSSVAQ